The region CATGAAGCGGTCGAGATCGAGCTCGAGGCCGAAGCGCTTTTCGTCCCAGCGGATCGAGTGGATCAACGAATCCATCGCGTGGCGCGTCTTGTCGAGATCGGACGGTTCGACCCATACCTGCAACAGCTTTTCCTTGCCGGAGCCGGTGGTGATTTTTTCCTCGATCGCGACGAGCTTGCCCGCGACCAGCGCGAACAGGTAGCTCGGCTTGCGGAACGGGTCTTCCCATTTCGCGAAGTGGCGCCCTTCGGGCAACTCGCCCGAGTCGACGAGGTTGCCGTTCGACAGCAGCACCGGATACGCGGCCTTGTCGGCGCGCAGCGTGACCGTGTACGACGCCATCACGTCGGGACGGTCGAGGAAGTAGGTGATGCGGCGAAAGCCTTCGGCCTCGCACTGCGTGAAGAAGTTGCCGCTCGACACGTACAGGCCCGACAGCGTCGTGTTCTGGTCCGGCGCGCATGCGCTCGAGATGGTGAGCTCGAACGCGTCCGGCACGTTTTCGACGGTGAGGCCGTGTTCGTGCGCGCGCACGGCGCCATACGGTGCGTGGTCGAGCTGCGCGCCGAGGAATTCGAGCGCTTCGCCCATCAGCTCCAGATGCGGGTTGGGTGCGGCATCCGGATTGCGGCGCACGCGCATCGTATTCCTGACGATCGTGCGCGCCGGTGCGAGATCGAATTCGAGTGCGACGGAATCGATGAGGAAGGCCGGCGGCGTGTAGTCGGCGCGGCGGATCACGGTGGAAGATGCGTTGTCGGACATGGTCGTCGAGGTCGGTGGAGTGGGGATCGGGCCCGCGACGCGGGCCGGGCGAACCGGGCCATTGTACAAAGGCTTGCGGCCGCGTGCCGCTGCGAACTTTTTACCGGTTCCGGGAGTCCGCGTATTATCGGCATCCCGTATGCTTCGCGCGGTGCGACGAACGGATGACGGATCGACGAGGATCGACATGAAACGCGAATGGATACAACGCGGTGCGGGCTGGGTGGCGGGGCTGTGCGTGGCGCTGCTCGCGGGCTGCACGAGCTATGTGACGACACAGGTCACGGCCTTCTCGGACTGGAGCGGCAGCGACGCCACACGCACGTACGCGTTCACGCGCACCGACGCGCAGAAACACAGCATCGAGCAGTCGACCTACGAGCCGATCGTCGCAAACGAATTGTCTGCGTACGCGTTTCGTCCGGTGCCGGCCGCGCAGGCGCGCTATCTGGTCGGGCTGACGTACGGCGTCGGCAGCGATCTGGTGACGGTGCCGCAGCCCGTCTACTACGACCCGTGGTTCATGGGGCCGGGGCCGTACTGGCGGGGCGGCCCGTGGGGCCCGTGGGGGCCCTGGGGCGGGATGCCGGCCGGCTATGTCGCGCAAACCTATCAGGTGTTCGACTACACGCTCGGGATCCGGATCACCGAGCGCGCGACCGGCAAGGAGGTCTACAACGTGACCGCACGCACTACCGGCGACAACGGCGCGTTGCTGTACGCGATGCCGTTCCTCGCGCGCAGCGCGCTCGCCGATTTCCCGTTGTCGAACGGCGCGATTCGTACGGTGCGGCTGCCGGTCGACAAGCGCGGCGGGCCGGCCGCGCCGGCCGCCAACGAGCGCGCGGTGCCGGCGGCCCCGGCATCGGGTGCGGCGGCTCCGAAGTAACGCGATCGCGATACGCGCGGCCCCCGGCCGCGCCGCCCGCATGCTCGCGCGCTAGCGCGCGGCGGCTGTGCGTCGAACT is a window of Burkholderia latens DNA encoding:
- a CDS encoding DUF4136 domain-containing protein translates to MKREWIQRGAGWVAGLCVALLAGCTSYVTTQVTAFSDWSGSDATRTYAFTRTDAQKHSIEQSTYEPIVANELSAYAFRPVPAAQARYLVGLTYGVGSDLVTVPQPVYYDPWFMGPGPYWRGGPWGPWGPWGGMPAGYVAQTYQVFDYTLGIRITERATGKEVYNVTARTTGDNGALLYAMPFLARSALADFPLSNGAIRTVRLPVDKRGGPAAPAANERAVPAAPASGAAAPK